The sequence CTGCAGCAGCGCATTCATAACCTCATATCCCGCCAGCTCTATCTTTACAACGGTTTCATGGTTGTATATTTTCTTAACCGTGACTTTATTTATTTCTTCTAAAGCCTTTATGGACGCGGGTTCTATGCCTTCGATCAATGATCGGTTATAGCTCCCTGTTAGTATGGTTTCCCGGTTCTTGACAAACTCTTCCACACAACTGATGGCCAGGTAATTGATGCACTTGGCACGCAGGTAGGCCAGCTGTTCCCTGGGATCACTTTCCAACTCCCGCAGGGTCTTATGGATCCGCTCCATCTTATCTATGGCCGATGTTTCTAATAACTGTACAAACAGGTTCACCGCCGTCCCGGTATCTATGATGCCCAGCCGGTGGGCATCTTCCCAGTCTATTACCCGGTAACAGATATCATCCGCAGCTTCTACCAGGTAAACAAAGGGATGCCGCTTGTAAATGAGCGGATCTGTTGATTCCACCACCATGCCCAAAATTTGGGCTACTTCCGCAAAGCCCTGTTTTTCGGCCTGGAAGAACCCGTATTTTTTTGTGTGGATCTTACCTCCTTCAGTTGCTACTGATTCACAGGGGTATTTGGCAATGGCTGCCAGGGTCGTATAGGTCAGTTGGTAGCCCCCCTTCTGGCGGTTGGCATAATGATGGGTCAGGATCCTGAAGGCATTGGCATTGCCTTCAAAATGCGTGAGGTCCTGCCATTCCGCCGCATCGAAATGCTGGTGCAGCGGCTGGCCATCCAGGATCGTTCCGGCATGATCAATGAAGTAGGCTGATATCGCCGCTTCACCCGAATGCCCGAAGGACGGATTACCAATATCATGTGCCAGGCAGGCGGCTGCGATCACACTCGATAAATCAGAAGTGTAAAAATGCTTTGCGGCTTCACTTAAATGATCTCCCAGCTCCTCTGATAACCGCTCCCCGACTAATTTGCCCAAAGATCGGCCCACACTGGCTACTTCCAGCGAATGCGTCAGGCGGTTATGCACCAAAACCGGTCCGGGTAACGGAAACACCTGCGTTTTATCCTGCAAACGGCGAAAGGCGGCTGAAAAGATCAGCCGGTCAAAATCACGCTCATATGGTGTACGCGGCGTAGTGGATATTACGCCCTGGCCAAATCGTCCGTGCGAAAAACAGTTGTTCCAATCCATAGTGTAAAGCTAATCCCTAAAGAAACAAATTGCTGGTGGTAATCTGCTTAAAAAACAGGTAATTTGATCCTTTCCATGCCTTTCCTTATGCCATTAG comes from Flavihumibacter fluvii and encodes:
- the dgt gene encoding dGTP triphosphohydrolase, whose product is MDWNNCFSHGRFGQGVISTTPRTPYERDFDRLIFSAAFRRLQDKTQVFPLPGPVLVHNRLTHSLEVASVGRSLGKLVGERLSEELGDHLSEAAKHFYTSDLSSVIAAACLAHDIGNPSFGHSGEAAISAYFIDHAGTILDGQPLHQHFDAAEWQDLTHFEGNANAFRILTHHYANRQKGGYQLTYTTLAAIAKYPCESVATEGGKIHTKKYGFFQAEKQGFAEVAQILGMVVESTDPLIYKRHPFVYLVEAADDICYRVIDWEDAHRLGIIDTGTAVNLFVQLLETSAIDKMERIHKTLRELESDPREQLAYLRAKCINYLAISCVEEFVKNRETILTGSYNRSLIEGIEPASIKALEEINKVTVKKIYNHETVVKIELAGYEVMNALLQSFIPAILRKSPTHREKKVLKLLPQQFRGENDTPYEKALAVLDFISGMTDSYAMELYKNLRGISLPTHT